The window TCCAGAGGGTGACGGCAGAACAGGATGCCACAGGCGGTGCCGAACGGAAATCTTGACCGAGGGGCGGGATAGCCCCCGGTGTCCGGTCGGTCACGTACCGCGTGGAAAGTACCCTGGTCGGTTCGGAAACTACCCCGGTGGGGGTCCCGGTGGAACACCGGGACCGGTCGTGGCACTGTGATCGGGTGACCGATTCCCCACTTGCCGGCCCGGCGGACGCCGCGGGCTGGCTGAACCTGCCGGATGTCGCCGTCCGGCTGGACGTGACGATCAGCAAGGTGCACCAGATGATCCGCGACCGCGAACTGATCGCGGTACGCCGGGACGGGGTCCGGCGGGTGCCCGCCGAGCTGGTGGCGAACGACACCGTACGCAAGCACCTGCCGGGTGTGCTGAACCTGCTGCGCGACGCGGGTTACGACGACGAGGCGGCCGTACGGTGGCTCTACGAGCCCGACGAGACCCTGCCCGGTACGCCCGCCGCCGCGCTCGGCGGTGACCTGGCCCGTGAGGTCAAGCGCCGCGCCCAGGCGCTGGGCTTCTAGCTGGTAACGCCGGCCATGGGGCATTTCGCCTACCTTGCGGTACTAGCCGGGTGCCTCGTCGGGGCACTCTGGCTGGAACCGATCCTCCGGGTGAACGTGCTCCGCCGCTGGCGGCGCCTCCTGCTCACCATCGTCCCGGTGGCGGCGATCTTCGTACTCTGGGACCTCGCCGCGATCGCCGCCGGACACTGGACCTTCGACCCGGCGCAGATCACCGGGGTCCTGTTCCCCGGCGGGCTGCCCCTGGACGAGGTGCTCTTCTTCCTGGTCGTGCCGGTCTGTGCCGTACTCGGGTTCGAGGCGGTCCGTGCGGTGCGAGGCTGGCCGGCGGGGGACGAGGAATGACGGCCGGGGGACGACGAGCGGATCGGGTCGACCGGTGAGTTACACCGTCGCGGCGCTGCTCGGAGTGGTCGGTGCCGTGCTGGTCGACCTGTACGTGCTGCGTGCCCGACTGGTCCGGCGCCGGGTGTTCTGGGCGACCTACCCGATCATCATCTTCTTCCAGTTGATCTCGAACGGCATCCTGACCGGGCGCCGGATCGTCCGGTACGACCCGGACGCGATCATCGGCCTGCGGCTGGTCTACGCCCCCGTGGAGGACCTCCTGTTCGGCTTCGCCCTGGTCCTGCTCACCCTCTCGGTCTGGGTCTGGCTGGGGCGCCGGGGCGTGCAGCGGACCCCGACCGCCGGGACCGGTGGCCGGCTGCGGTGGCCGCCCCGCCGCCGCCCCGCCGCCACGGCCAGTTCGGACCGGACCCAACCGGACTGACCGGGCTGACAGGGCTGAGTGGGCTGACCGGGCCGAGACCACCGCCGCCGGCCGTCCCTACCGGCGGGGAACCCGAGCGACTTCGGGGAATTCGGGCAGAACGGTCTACCCCAGTGGCACCCGTGCTCGTCGACGGACTCCGCCGGACCCGGCGGGCGTTGCGGGCGGCGTACCCGGTCAGCACCGCGACGAGGACAACGTCGAACAGTGCGCCGGGCAGTTTCGTCCGTACCGCGAGGCCCAGCCCGTCCGGCAGGACCAGGAAACCCGTCGCCAGCACCACCACGGCCAGCGGAACTCGCCACCACCGTTGCCCGACGGTCGCGGCGAGCACGGTGACGGCGGTCAGGGCGTACCAGGGGTAGAAGACGGGGGAGAGCAGGGTCACCGCCCCGAACGCCAGACCGCACGCGGTCGTCACGGACCGTCGGGCGTCGACCGGTTCCCGCCCGTCGCTGCCGCGTACCGGGCGGATCGCCTCGGTGGCCCGCCAGGCGCGGAGCACCAGGGCGACCGCCACCGCCAGCAGGACGGTGAGGCCGAGCGTCCGGGCCACCGCCACCGCCGGGTCGTACGCCTCCGGGTGGCCGAGCACCCGCAACAGGTAGCCGGCGGCCATGCCGAGCCCGGACGGCAGCGAGGTCCACTGCACCAGCCGGCCGGTGTCCGGTAGGGCGGCCAGCCAACCCAGGTCCAGCCCGGTGGCCACGGTGGTGGCGGCGAACGTCACCGACACCGCGAGCAGGGTGACGCCGAGCGCCACGCCACGGGACAGCCGGACGGTGGCGGGTGCGGTCGCGCGGGGGAGGCGGACGGTGGCGGGTGCGGTCGCGCGGGGGAGGCGGACGGTGGCTGGTGCGGTCGCGCGGGGGAGGCGGACGGTGGCTGGTGCGGTCGCGCGGGGGAGGCGGACGGTGGCTGGTGCGGTCGCGAGCGGGAGGCGGACGGTGGCGAGCAGGGCGACGAACGGCAGTGCCACCAGGGCAGTGATCTTGATCGACGCGGCCAGCCCGACCGCCAGCCCCGCGAGAAGCAGCCCCGGCCAGGGACCCAGCGGCGGGCGCCCCGACCGGACCGGACCCGGTCCAGGTACGCCGCCCGTCGACGCCCCGACGGCCAGGGCCAGCGCGGTCACCACCAGCCCCACCATCAGCGCGTCGTTGTGCGCCCCGCCCACCAGGTGCACCGCGGTCAGCGGGGAGAGCAGGGCCAGCCAGGTGGCCGCCGCGGGTGAGGCGCCGACGGCCCGCGCCAGCCGGGGCAGGTACCGGGCGAGCAGGAGCGCACCGAGCAGGGCGAGGCCCCGGAACAGGACCACCGCCACGAGGAGTTGGTCGTCCGGTCCCGGAACCGTCAGGCGGGCGAGCGCGATCACCCCGCCGGCCAGTGCGATCGCCAGCGGTCCGTACGGGGTGGTGGTGTGCCACCAGAGCGACGGCACCGAGTCGGTCCACGTACAGCCGCCGTCGGCGACCCCCACGGCGTACGGGTCCACCCCGTCGAGCCAGAGCGCACCCTGGCAGGCGTACGCGTACACGTCCCGGCTGCCCATCGGCGGGGCGAACAGGAGCGGGGCGGCCCAGAGTGCCCCGGTCACCAGCAGCCACCGGTTCGATATCGGGTGACCCGGCCGGTGCAGGGTCCCGCCCAGCCGCCACCAGGTGACGGCGAGCAGGACCAGGCCGGCGAGCCAGCCGCTCAGACCCAGCCAGTACGGCCACGATGCGGAGAGGACGTCACCGGGACCCGCCCGTCCGTCGGGTGCACCGGGCAGCGCACCGGCGGTCATCAGCGTGGTCGCGGCGAGACCGGCCACCCGTGGGCGTACCGGATGGTCCGAGGTCGGGTGGTTCGGGCCGGGCACGGCCCGACGGTCCCACCGCCCGTTGACGTCGATCTATCGAGCGGATGGCTTTCCGGTTGGCCCCGGATGTCCGGTCGGTGCCCACCCGGCGGCGACCGCCGCCCGGCCCTCGGTCAGAGGGAGCGGCGGGTGGCGACGATGGCCAGCTCGACCAGGACCTCGCGGGCCTCGGCCGTCACCTCGGCCCGGTCCAGGGCGGCCAGCGCGGTGTCGGTCAGCGTGGTGATCCGCTCCTCGGTCCGGGCCAGCGCCCCGCTGGCGGCGATCACCTCGCGGAGCTGGTCGATCCCGTCGGGGTCGAGCCCCGGATCGCCGAGCCGCTTGGTCAGCAACGCCCGACCGGTCGCGTCGGTCGTCTCCATGGCCGCCGCCACCAGGAAGGTCCGCTTGCCCTCGCGCAGGTCGTCCCCGGCCGGCTTGCCGGTCTGGCGCGGGTCGCCGAACACTCCGAGTACGTCGTCGCGCAACTGGAACGCCTCGCCCAGCGGCAACCCGTAGCCCGAGTACGCGTCCCGCAGCGGCGCGGACGCGTCGGCGAGCGCGGCACCGAGTAGCAGCGGCCGTTCGACGGTGTACTTCGCCGACTTGTACCGGGCGATCTTGCCGGCCCGCTCGACCGAGGTGTCCCCGGACGCCTGGGCGAGCACGTCCAGGTACTGCCCGATGGTCACCTCGGTACGCATCTCATCGAAGACCGGCCGGGCCCGCTGCACCTGGTACGGGTCCAGCCCGGCGCCGTGCAGCAACTGGTCGGACCAGACCAGGCAGAGATCACCGAGCAGGATGGCGGCGGAGTCGCCGAAACCGTCGGCGTTGCCGACCCAACCGGCGCCCCGGTGGTGTGCGGCGAACCGGCGGTGCACCGCAGGCTCGCCCCGGCGGGTGTCGGAGCGGTCCATCAGGTCGTCGTGGATCAGCGCGCTGGCCTGCACGAACTCCAGTGCGGCCAGGGCGGCCACCACCTGGTCGGAGTCGGTGCCGCCGGCACCCCGGTAACCCCAGTAGGCGAACGCCGGGCGCAGCCGCTTGCCGCCGCGCAGGACGAACGCCTCCAGCGCCTCGGCCACCGGGAGCAGGGCGTCGTCGGCGGCGGCCAGCCAGGCGCGCTGCCCGGCGAGGAAGTCGGCCAACGCCCTGTCGGTCCGGTCCCGCAGGCCTGCGCGGTCCACGGGCGGGACGGGAGCAGCATCGGTCACGCCCTGACGCTAGCCGTTCCCGGAACAACCCGCCTCCGCACCCCGGTCGCCCACCCGTACCCGGGTCCGGCCGCCGGCCCCGGCCACGGCCGTTTCCCGGCCGGCAGGCTGGGCCGCCCACGGCCGCGGTCGCTGCGGCATCGATCCGGGTACGCCGGCCGCGTGTGCTTTCTCACCCCCGCGCCCACCTCGGGGGGCAGCGGTCGGGCGCTGGGGCGGATCGACCGGCCGGTAAATGGGAAGGTGCGGATATTCGACCCAGTAGGCCGGTAAGGTCGTAGGGTGGCGCTCGGTCTCCCCTCTGTTCTCCCCAATCCGCAACCTGCGATCGGGGACCTCGTTCGTGGACCCCGGCCGTCGTTCTCGTTCGAGTTCGGGCCGGCGAAGACCCCCGAGGGTGAGCGGCTGCTCTGGCAGGCCATCCGGGAGCTGGAGTCGCTCCAGCCGTCCTTCGTCTCGATCACCTACGGTGCCGGCGGATCGACCCGGGACACCACGGTCGCGGTCACCGAACGGATCGCCACCGACACCACGCTGCTGCCGATGGCGCACCTCACCGCGGTCAACCACTCCGTCGCCGAGCTGCGACACATCGTCGGCCGGCTCGCCGGGGTGGGCGTACGGAACCTCCTGGTGGTCCGGGGCGACCCGCCGGGTGACCCGACCGGCGAGTGGGTCCGGCACCCCGACGGCGTCCTGTACGCCGAGGACCTGG of the Micromonospora sp. NBC_01796 genome contains:
- a CDS encoding lycopene cyclase domain-containing protein encodes the protein MSYTVAALLGVVGAVLVDLYVLRARLVRRRVFWATYPIIIFFQLISNGILTGRRIVRYDPDAIIGLRLVYAPVEDLLFGFALVLLTLSVWVWLGRRGVQRTPTAGTGGRLRWPPRRRPAATASSDRTQPD
- a CDS encoding polyprenyl synthetase family protein, with the translated sequence MTDAAPVPPVDRAGLRDRTDRALADFLAGQRAWLAAADDALLPVAEALEAFVLRGGKRLRPAFAYWGYRGAGGTDSDQVVAALAALEFVQASALIHDDLMDRSDTRRGEPAVHRRFAAHHRGAGWVGNADGFGDSAAILLGDLCLVWSDQLLHGAGLDPYQVQRARPVFDEMRTEVTIGQYLDVLAQASGDTSVERAGKIARYKSAKYTVERPLLLGAALADASAPLRDAYSGYGLPLGEAFQLRDDVLGVFGDPRQTGKPAGDDLREGKRTFLVAAAMETTDATGRALLTKRLGDPGLDPDGIDQLREVIAASGALARTEERITTLTDTALAALDRAEVTAEAREVLVELAIVATRRSL
- a CDS encoding Rv2175c family DNA-binding protein, producing MTDSPLAGPADAAGWLNLPDVAVRLDVTISKVHQMIRDRELIAVRRDGVRRVPAELVANDTVRKHLPGVLNLLRDAGYDDEAAVRWLYEPDETLPGTPAAALGGDLAREVKRRAQALGF
- a CDS encoding lycopene cyclase domain-containing protein, which produces MGHFAYLAVLAGCLVGALWLEPILRVNVLRRWRRLLLTIVPVAAIFVLWDLAAIAAGHWTFDPAQITGVLFPGGLPLDEVLFFLVVPVCAVLGFEAVRAVRGWPAGDEE